The Thermococcus sp. EP1 region TGGGTTGATCCAGGATGGGATGGAAATCTCACCTTGGCATTGTTCAATAGTTCTGAAGAAGAAGTAGTACTCCATTATGAAGAGCGGTTCGTACAAATAGCATTCCATCGCCTTGAGGAACCCTCAAGCAACCCTTATCGTGGTAGTTACCAAGGCAGTCAACACTTAAAGCTTTCAAAAAGAAAAATAAGATAAGCTTTATTCTCTTCAATTTTCATAGTTAGATTAGTACTATTACCATGCTACAAGAACCTCAAAAATGGTTTTACATAGAAATATAAGTGAAAGGAGAAAATAGAAGGGAGTTCAGCCGAAGAGTGCACCAAGTCCAGCGAGAGCCTCTTCTTCCTTCTCCTCTTCCTCTTCTTCCTCTTCTGCTGGAGCTTCTTCTGCTGCAGCCTCAGCAGCTGGAGCTGCAGCTGGAGCAGCTGCAACTGCAACTGGCATTGCAGCTTTCTCAATGACTTCCTCAATGTTAACTCCCTCAAGGGCTGCAACTAGAGCCTTCACTCTTGCTTCATCAACTTCCACACCAGCAGCTTGAAGGAGGTTCTTTATGTTCTCCTCAGTTATCTCCTTACCAGCAGCGTGTAACAATAAAGCAGCGTATACATACTCCATCTCCTTACACCTCCAAGTTATCTTTATTTTCCCATTATTAGATGCGCATCAGCCAAATAAGGCTCCCAAACCAGCGAGAGCCTCCTCTTCTTCCTTCTCCTCTTCCTCTTCTTCTTCAACTTTTTCCTCAGCCTCTTCAGCTGGCTGAGGCTGAGCCGCTATAACTTGTGCTTGTTGGTTTAAAAGCTCTTTGGTCTTCTCGTCAAGCAACTCCTCTGGTAACTCTTGAGCTATGAGCAATGCAATTCTGAAGGCCTTGCCAAGTATATCTCCAGCAGTCTCTTTGGTAACATAGCCTGCTTCCACAGCGACATTCTTTGCACCAAGGAATGCCTTTTGTATAATTGCTTCAATTGTTTGCTTTGTTGGATATGCTACGTTAACTGACAAGTTAAACGCGTGCATATAAGCTTGTTGAAGCATGCTAATGTATTGTGCCTCATCAATTGCAAGTACCTCTGGAGTGTAAACAATACCATCCTCATAAGCTGCGAGTAGCTTGAGACCTACTTCAAGAGGCTCAATTCCAAGCTGGTTAAGTATATTAGCCAGTTGAGGAGTTATAATCTCGCCTGCTTTTAATACAACTGTATCTTTTTGTATTGATACCTTACCTTTCTCAATTCTTGCAGGAATTCCTAAAGCTTGCATCTCACCAACAAGGGGTCCGGGGGACAGTGGTGTCGGACCTGCTGGAACTACAATGTCTCTTGGTGCTGGAACTCCAGGTTTTGCTGGAGCTGGCTTTTTGCTTTCTTCAAGGAATTTATAGAGCTTAAAGGGATTCATTTCAGTTACAAGTATTCCTGCTCCACCCTGAATGTGATCAACAAGCTTCTCAATCTCAGGATTTCCAAGTTCTTGTGCTGCCTTTCTGAGGGCAATTTCAATTAATGTATTTCTTGAAACCCTGAAAATTGCCTTACCCCTGAGGCTCTCTCTCATCTTTGATAATGGATAAGCTGGAACATCTGCCACATCTACCAGTGCAATTACTGGATAACTTTTGATAAGCTCAGCAAGTTCTTCTACTTCTTTTTTCTTCCACTCAGCAACATGAGCCATCTATATCACCCCTCTATTTTTACAGCTGGGCCCATTGTCGTTTTGACGTATGCTGACTTGACTTGGTTTTCTCCTCTCTCAAGTTTTCCTATTATTGCATTGAGCACTGTCTCAATGTTTTCAGCGAGTTTCTCGTCTTCCATAGCCTCAGTGCCAACTGGGGCATGAACTACTGGGTTGTTCTTAAGTTGTATTCTAACGGTCTTTTTAAGTTTCTCAACAAATGGGGTAAGGTCTGTCACCATTGGAGGAACTACTACAGGCATTTTGTTTCTTGGACCTAAATACCTACCCAGATACCTACCAATCTTTGGCATCAATGGGGCAGCCGCAATGAAAAAGTCGTAGTTCTTTGCTATTTTCCTCGCAGCCCTTGGATTGCTCCCCAATTCTTCTAATTCCTCACCACTAATTACCCTAAGCCCGAGCTTTTTAGCCGCCTCGGCAACGGCACCATCAGCGATGACCGCGATTTTTGGTTCCTTCCCACGACCATGTGGCAGAATAACCTCAAGCTTAAACCTATTCTCAGGTTTTTTAAGGTCAATATCCTTGAGGTTTACTGCCACTTCGAGGGTCTGTGTGAAGTTACGCGGCTTAGCCCGGGCCTTTGCCTCCTTCACCGCTTCCACGATTTTTTGCCTATCAAAGGCCATTTTTCTGACCTCCCTCTTTTTTATTTAAACTGGAAGGAAAAATCAAAAATTCGTAAAAGAGGAGATTTTTAAACTTTTCCCTCACTCTTCCTTTGCAAATACTTCATCATAAATTCCTTCATCAATCTCTTTCTGCACTTCTCTTGGATCCTTGCCTTCAATAGTGACACCCATGCTTAAAGCCGTCCCGATAACCTCCTTAGCAGCTGCTTTTAAGTCAGCTGCTAACATTTGCTGTTTCTTTGCTCTTGCAATTTTAATTACTTGCTCCATTGTTAGATTACCCACAATGTTTCTTGTAGGCTCATCCGATCCTTTTTCTAGACCCAGTTCCTTCTTTATGAGTTGGCTTACTGGTGGGGTTCCTACTTCTATCTCAAATTGCCTTGTCACTGGGTCAACAATGATCTTAACTGGAACCTGCATTCCAGCGAAGTCTTTAGTTGCTTCATTTATCCTGTCAACAACTTGCTTAACATTTAATCCCAGTGGACCAATAGCTGGACCCAATGGAGGACCGGGAGTAGCTTTACCACCTTCAACTAACACCTCAACGATTTGTTTCTTTGCCATTCTCTTCACCCCTCTACTCCTCTGAGCGTTTGCTTATAAGCCTAACGTATTCTCCCCTAACAGTTACGGGGATTGGTACTATTGCTCCAATTAGTTCAACAACAATCTCATCTTTTGATTCATCAACTCTGACAACTTTAGCTTTCTCACCCTTAAATGGACCAGCAATTAATTCAACGATATCTCCTGGCTCAAATCCACTAACAGCAGGTTTCTCTTCGAGAAAATGCTCTATTTCACTAAATGAGATTGGCCCTGGAAGTGTACCTTTCGCATGCCTGATGCCTCTTATTGCCTCATCCACCGCAGCTTTTTCTATGGCCTCAACAAAAATATATCCCCTAACTTTTGAGGGGGATAATATAGCCATAATGGGCAAGCTGTAAGTTTTGGCCTTACTGTAAATAAGCTTGGCTGTATTCTCCTCTTGGCCTACTGTTACACGTACTGCAAATATTTTGTTCTCACTCATCTTTATCACCGATTAATCTTCAAGTTCCTTGAACTAAAGAGCCAATAACACGGATGAGCATCCCAATAATGCCAACCAAAATTATTCCAATGCCCGTTATTTTAGCAGCAAGTTTGTATTCTTTCCAACCCGGTTTTTTTGTGACTAGGAAAACCCTCTTGGACTCAGAGAGGAAACTTTTAAACTTTTCCATATAGCTCTCTGCCATTTTCCACACCCCTCACAACCTTCAGAGTTGACTATTCATAGAGTATTTAAAAGTTATCCTTATTACCCATTAGACCTACAACTTTAGGAAAAATTCATGAAAAAGTAAAAGACAAAACAAAACCCTCTAAAGCTCAGTTAAATCAATTTTAACGACCTTTCTTTCCTCTTCAAAAGAATATGGTGCCTCTGCTTCTTCAACAACAGCATATGGGGAGCTTACTCCAGTAACGACAACCATCACTCTTATTGTCTTCTCAAGATCATGGTCTAACTGAATTCCCCAAATAACCTGGGCTTCTGGATCAAGTTTACTTGTAACCAGTTCTATTATTTGTTGGGCTTCCTCAAGTTTAACATCGCTTCCAGCAATACTTATCAATGCTCCCTTAGCACCACTTATATCAACATCCAAGAGAGGACTGTTCAAAGCCTGGTTTGCAGCTTCTAATGCCCTCTTTTCACTGTCGCTCTCTCCAATACCGATCATAGCAATGCCACCGTCTTTCATCACGGCCCTTACATCAGCAAAGTCCAAGTTGATTAGACCTGGTCTGGTTATGAGTTCTGTGATGCCTTTAACAGCTTGCACAAGAATCTCATCTGAAACCTTAAATGCCATTTGGATTGGCAAATTCGGAGCAACTTCCATAAGTTTATCATTGGGGATCACAATTACAGTATCACTGTTCTTTCTGAGTCTCTCAAGACCATACTCTGCATTTTTAATCCTTCTTATTCCCTCAACTGTGAATGGGAGTGTGACTACTGAAACTGTTAGAGCTCCCATTTTCTTTGCAAGCTCGGCAACTATTGGGGCCGCACCAGTACCAGTACCCCCACCAAGACCACAAGTGATGAATACCATATCGGCCCCTTCAAGAGCATCCCTAATATCCCTTTCACTTTCTTTCGCTGCTTCTTCACCAACTTTTGGATTGTTTCCTGCACCAAGTCCTCTTGTAAGGTCCTTTCCAATCAAGATCTTTTTATGTGCTCTTACCTTTAAAAGGTCTTGAGCATCAGTATTGACAGCAATTACTCTTGCTCCTTGAATCCCAACTTCCATCATCCTATTGATAGTATTACATCCAGCCCCACCAACACCAATAACATAGATTTTTGCTTGCACCTGTTCCAAAATTCTCTTAAGTTCTTCATCAATGTCAGAAGTTGGTGTTTGAACTTCAACTGGAGTACTTGCTCCTGCAGATGTTCTTTCTATTGCATTTTCAATCAATTTCAACATCTTTTCACCCTCCGGCCGATAACAGTTCTAAATGTTTTTTCACATTCTCTACATATATAAACCTTAGCTAAGTTAGTTCAACTGATATTTAAATGTGTACTTTTAAACCTTTAAACATTTCGCTTCTTTGTTAGTCCTTAATAAACTCCAAATCAAATTCTTCTGCAATAGCCCTAGCCATCTGTTTCGTTTCCCCTTTACTACCTTTCCAATCTACGTAAATACCATTTACTACACCTGAAGTTCTGTTTATAGCTTTAAGAAGCATTTCCTTTGAAATAGGATGTGCATATTTTGCCACTATGTGAGAAAATGCAAGTTCCGAATTTAAAGCAGCCTTGGTTTGTTTTGGAGCATAATGGCCGCCACCAATCCCAATTACTGTTTTAAAGTTGTGATTTCTATCATAATTGTTAATCACGTACAAGATAGTCTCTGCAACAATCTCCCCTGCTTTATCGTTTTTCCACTCGTCCTCACTAGATCCAATTTCTATAAATAAAGATGGCACATTAAGTTCACTTGGTCCGTGGTGCGTGGCTTCATAACATACTGTCCATCCCAAATCATTAAGTTCACTTAGCTTTAAAAGTGCCAGTTTCATCGCTACTGGTTGGGAAAGAGCCAAACTCTCGTCTTTTCCTCCATACATAGCTTTTCCCCAGTTACCTGTAACATGCGTTGTTAAAGCGGGCAATCTTTGCTGACTTGAGTGCCTTGATGCAAATACTATAATCTCAGGAGTTATTCCAAGCTGTCTTTTTATCTCCAAATCAAGGTTATCATAGTATATCATTTCCCTATTTGTAGTTAGTAAGATGATCTCTCTGTTCTGATAGACCACACTATCATCAAATTCTTGGTCGGTTTCTTTAAATCCGAAATTTTCAGTTAATTTTTGTCTAATGTTCATAGAAGCCAAATCCACTTTTGTTGTCATTACAACTTTCATTTTATATCCCCTACAAATCACTGAGAAAAATCATAAAAACTTTTGCCTACTTCTTAAGTGGGATGATAGTCTTTTCCTTAATCGTGGAGCCATCTCAAAAACAGAAAATGGAAAGAAAATGGAAAGAAAATGTACTCAGTAACCTATGAATCAATAATAAACACAGGAAAACTAGTACTGGTGTTATGTAATGTACCTACTAGCAATCTCCTTAACAGAATGTTCCAAAAAACCTAAGAAAAGAAATAAGATTGATTATTGATGCAATAGGATTGACAGGTGCAACACTTCATCTCGTCCCAGTAGCCCTAGGAGGTACCGTAATTATTGCTCTTAAGTTATTTAGAAAACTCAGAAGTTAACCTCCTCCCCTTCTTGCTTTTTCTAATTCTTGAATAATTGTTTGAGTTAAGTTTTGAATGTTTTGAGCTGCATTTAATACTGTCTGCCTAACTATTCGAATTACCACAAAAACAATTATCAATATAATAGCTACCATCATCAAATACTCTATGGCTGCTTGAGCATTTCTTTTCATGTTTATCCCCCAAATGCTTGAGCTATTTGCTTTGCCACGAAACCTGATGCAATAATAAACCCAACTGCAACTGCACTAGTTATGATCACAAAGTCCACTAATTTGTCCAATACATACATTAATATCTTTTTCTCTTTTTCATCCATTCTAACCACCATATAAAGAATAACTATCAAAGATCTTAATAAATGTTTAGTCAAAAAGAAAAGATGGTTAATAAAGCATAACTTCAAAACCAAGTTCACTCAAAAGGTCCGCAAGTTCTTCACTATCCACATACACTAGCAGATGATGGTTCCCTAGAGTTCCATCAACGAAATCTTTTGCTTCTTCTATTTTAAGCTTTAATTGGGTTCTACATCTATATTCACTCCTCTCTTGACCCAAAACTTCAACTCCTGCTACCACTGCCTTTCTTCCTCTGATTTTTAGTAAAGAGGCCTTCCCTTTTGGAAGATTTACTGCAACACCCACGCCTTTTCCACTTTCAAAGTGTGATCTTAAAATATAGTTGGCAATTAGTGGAGCAGTACAGTGAGCCAAGATTATATGATTCTCTCCATAATCTGCTATGTTACCCATAAAAGCTGGTTTATCAAAGAATCTTCTCACTATAAGCATCCCCAATAGAGAATTTAGCTCCCCTTCACATGCGGCGGGAATTCCCTCTGCATTCAACATTGCTAATGCCAAACAGGGAGTTGCATTAAGTTTGTTAAGCATTTCAAAGCATCCTATGGCAAATCCATCCAATTTGTAATCATTAATTATTTTCTTAAGAGCCACATATATTCTACCAGCTTTTACAAGATCTTCCCTTTGTGGCTCTTTAATCTCCTTGGCTTTTGCAATAATTTCCTCCACAGCCTTCCAGCCTTCAGCTTCAGTAGTTGCATCATAATACTCATAGAATTTTTTCAAACTTATATGAATATAAGGAAGTCCGAATTTCTCATTTATCAGCCAAATCGAAGTCCTTCCTATAAGACCCAACCTAATGTTGAGGAATTTATCAAGCATGTTTTTTATATCCTCATACCCTAAAAGGGCTGCTTTTAGTTCACTAATACTCTTCACAAGTGCTGTCGGGATTAGGTTGTCCCTAAAATATTCCCTAAGCTCAATAGCCGCAGCAATGGAGTTATTGAAAGAGTCTCCAAAAAGAATTATCGGCTTTCTGTAATAAACAAATTCTTTCAAAGCATTTTCAGTCCCTCCTGTAAGAGGATAAATAACAATGATGTCTACATCCTTAAAGTCCACCTCTCTAGTGTCTGATTTTGAAGATATAAAAGTGCCTCCTTCTATTTCAAATTCATCCACAAGTTTCATTAAAAACTTGGAAGCTTTTTCTTCAAAGGCCTTAGGGTCTGCTATTTCACTAATTCCAAACGCTATTCCTACTTTCATCTCACCAACCTCCAGAATGTTAAGGAGTAGAAAGAATTTAAGGTTACCGTTTTAAGGTCTGAGATACAATAATAGAGTGTGATAAAAATGATTCGCTTTATCCTTGATACAAGTATTTTTGTAAATCCCGATATTAGAAATAAGTTTGGAGAAAACCCTACCGAAGCTATGAAAAAATTCTTAGAATATGCTGAGCGTCTTTTTGGGAGAGTAGAGTTCTATATGCCACCTGGAATTTACAAAGAGGTCACCCATTTTGTTGAACTTGAAGAGGTTTCTCCAAATATAGAAATTTATATTGTAAAGAAACCACCCAATGTTCATGATATTAAAATCCCTGCTTTCGTTGTTTATGAACTTATTGAGGACATACGAAGAAGAATTGATAAAGGACTTAGAGTCGCAGAAAAGGCAGTTAGAGAGAGTGTAGTAGATAGTCAGAACGTAAATACAATAATACAAAAACTTCGGAGAAATTATAGAAAAGCTTTAAGAGAGGGAATAGTTGATAGCAAAGAAGATTTTGAGCTTATATTACTTGCCAAAGAACTGGACGCCACAATAGTCTCTGCAGATGTCGGTATTCTAACATGGGCCCAGAAAATGGGTATTAAATGGATCGATGCTGCCCGGTTCAAGGAAGTTCTAGATGAGTTAATAGAAAAGGTCTGAACTTTTTCCAAACTAACCTCTTGGAATTAAAAGACATGTTTATGAAAGAATTAGAGAAGAATCAAATTTGTTCTAGAAGTTTCTTCCTCTTTTCTTC contains the following coding sequences:
- the rpl12p gene encoding 50S ribosomal protein P1, whose amino-acid sequence is MEYVYAALLLHAAGKEITEENIKNLLQAAGVEVDEARVKALVAALEGVNIEEVIEKAAMPVAVAAAPAAAPAAEAAAEEAPAEEEEEEEEKEEEALAGLGALFG
- a CDS encoding 50S ribosomal protein L10, with translation MAHVAEWKKKEVEELAELIKSYPVIALVDVADVPAYPLSKMRESLRGKAIFRVSRNTLIEIALRKAAQELGNPEIEKLVDHIQGGAGILVTEMNPFKLYKFLEESKKPAPAKPGVPAPRDIVVPAGPTPLSPGPLVGEMQALGIPARIEKGKVSIQKDTVVLKAGEIITPQLANILNQLGIEPLEVGLKLLAAYEDGIVYTPEVLAIDEAQYISMLQQAYMHAFNLSVNVAYPTKQTIEAIIQKAFLGAKNVAVEAGYVTKETAGDILGKAFRIALLIAQELPEELLDEKTKELLNQQAQVIAAQPQPAEEAEEKVEEEEEEEKEEEEALAGLGALFG
- a CDS encoding 50S ribosomal protein L1; its protein translation is MAFDRQKIVEAVKEAKARAKPRNFTQTLEVAVNLKDIDLKKPENRFKLEVILPHGRGKEPKIAVIADGAVAEAAKKLGLRVISGEELEELGSNPRAARKIAKNYDFFIAAAPLMPKIGRYLGRYLGPRNKMPVVVPPMVTDLTPFVEKLKKTVRIQLKNNPVVHAPVGTEAMEDEKLAENIETVLNAIIGKLERGENQVKSAYVKTTMGPAVKIEG
- a CDS encoding 50S ribosomal protein L11, which encodes MAKKQIVEVLVEGGKATPGPPLGPAIGPLGLNVKQVVDRINEATKDFAGMQVPVKIIVDPVTRQFEIEVGTPPVSQLIKKELGLEKGSDEPTRNIVGNLTMEQVIKIARAKKQQMLAADLKAAAKEVIGTALSMGVTIEGKDPREVQKEIDEGIYDEVFAKEE
- a CDS encoding transcription elongation factor Spt5, translating into MSENKIFAVRVTVGQEENTAKLIYSKAKTYSLPIMAILSPSKVRGYIFVEAIEKAAVDEAIRGIRHAKGTLPGPISFSEIEHFLEEKPAVSGFEPGDIVELIAGPFKGEKAKVVRVDESKDEIVVELIGAIVPIPVTVRGEYVRLISKRSEE
- a CDS encoding protein translocase SEC61 complex subunit gamma, yielding MAESYMEKFKSFLSESKRVFLVTKKPGWKEYKLAAKITGIGIILVGIIGMLIRVIGSLVQGT
- the ftsZ gene encoding cell division protein FtsZ; this translates as MLKLIENAIERTSAGASTPVEVQTPTSDIDEELKRILEQVQAKIYVIGVGGAGCNTINRMMEVGIQGARVIAVNTDAQDLLKVRAHKKILIGKDLTRGLGAGNNPKVGEEAAKESERDIRDALEGADMVFITCGLGGGTGTGAAPIVAELAKKMGALTVSVVTLPFTVEGIRRIKNAEYGLERLRKNSDTVIVIPNDKLMEVAPNLPIQMAFKVSDEILVQAVKGITELITRPGLINLDFADVRAVMKDGGIAMIGIGESDSEKRALEAANQALNSPLLDVDISGAKGALISIAGSDVKLEEAQQIIELVTSKLDPEAQVIWGIQLDHDLEKTIRVMVVVTGVSSPYAVVEEAEAPYSFEEERKVVKIDLTEL
- a CDS encoding D-aminoacyl-tRNA deacylase; protein product: MKVVMTTKVDLASMNIRQKLTENFGFKETDQEFDDSVVYQNREIILLTTNREMIYYDNLDLEIKRQLGITPEIIVFASRHSSQQRLPALTTHVTGNWGKAMYGGKDESLALSQPVAMKLALLKLSELNDLGWTVCYEATHHGPSELNVPSLFIEIGSSEDEWKNDKAGEIVAETILYVINNYDRNHNFKTVIGIGGGHYAPKQTKAALNSELAFSHIVAKYAHPISKEMLLKAINRTSGVVNGIYVDWKGSKGETKQMARAIAEEFDLEFIKD
- a CDS encoding class III signal peptide-containing protein — protein: MKRNAQAAIEYLMMVAIILIIVFVVIRIVRQTVLNAAQNIQNLTQTIIQELEKARRGGG
- a CDS encoding RNA ligase partner protein — its product is MIRFILDTSIFVNPDIRNKFGENPTEAMKKFLEYAERLFGRVEFYMPPGIYKEVTHFVELEEVSPNIEIYIVKKPPNVHDIKIPAFVVYELIEDIRRRIDKGLRVAEKAVRESVVDSQNVNTIIQKLRRNYRKALREGIVDSKEDFELILLAKELDATIVSADVGILTWAQKMGIKWIDAARFKEVLDELIEKV